Proteins encoded by one window of Clostridium perfringens:
- a CDS encoding YihY/virulence factor BrkB family protein encodes MKKKSKGFLRKTVIFLVMFIKKIGDDDIFALGAQLAYYMVLSFIPFLMFLMTLVGFSHLNSDAVLNLLSNVMPTEAFNLIQSTVIEIVDREQTGLLWISIALAIWVSSSGFKAVIKGLNKAYGVKETRSYIKLKLISMIYTILLALIVIATLFLFVFGDVIGDFFMKVLEHPEFIYYIWNILRYVVVILIMILFFMFLYNATPCVRLGWLEVIPGAVITTLGWISISYIFAYYVNNFSNYSRLYGSLGAVFMFMTWMFITSMILILGGEINAVLAEKNRLKDL; translated from the coding sequence ATGAAAAAGAAATCAAAAGGTTTTCTGAGAAAAACCGTAATATTTCTTGTTATGTTTATAAAAAAAATAGGAGATGACGATATTTTTGCATTAGGAGCTCAATTGGCATATTATATGGTATTATCATTCATTCCTTTTCTAATGTTCTTAATGACCTTAGTAGGATTTAGTCATTTAAATAGTGATGCAGTTCTTAATTTATTGAGTAATGTAATGCCAACAGAAGCTTTTAATCTAATTCAAAGTACTGTTATTGAAATAGTAGACAGAGAACAAACAGGATTATTATGGATAAGTATAGCTTTAGCCATATGGGTATCATCTTCAGGATTTAAAGCCGTAATAAAGGGGCTGAATAAGGCCTATGGAGTTAAAGAGACTAGATCTTATATAAAGTTAAAATTAATTTCTATGATATACACAATTTTATTAGCTTTAATTGTTATAGCTACTTTATTCTTATTTGTATTTGGTGATGTAATAGGGGATTTCTTTATGAAAGTATTAGAGCATCCAGAGTTTATATATTATATATGGAATATATTAAGGTATGTAGTAGTTATTTTAATAATGATATTATTTTTTATGTTTTTATATAATGCAACTCCTTGTGTAAGGTTAGGATGGCTTGAGGTAATTCCAGGAGCTGTCATAACAACATTAGGATGGATATCAATTTCATATATTTTTGCCTATTATGTAAATAATTTTAGTAATTACTCAAGATTATATGGAAGTTTGGGAGCAGTATTTATGTTTATGACATGGATGTTTATAACTTCTATGATATTAATTTTAGGTGGAGAAATAAATGCTGTTTTAGCTGAAAAAAATAGATTAAAAGATTTATAG
- a CDS encoding LCP family protein has product MSQGKHAKKNDSNSQGNTPKKKSKVKIIVLTLFFLLLIGIGLGATYVYSTLNKMDIKKIAQDDKSLGIDESNKDLFQDGILNIALFGVDSREHDNVGRSDSIIIATIDTKHDKIKLTSLMRDSYVEVDGHGKTKLTHAYAYGGPTLALKTINENFGLDIKDYVTVNFDNLAEIIDDLGGVPINIKPYEVKEVNNYAKNVAEIAGREYTPVSEGEQVLNGAQAVGYSRIRYVGDGDYERTERQRNVLDAIIKKLSALKPSEYPETIKKLLPYVETNLTPSKILSIATSVASTGIPPVENMRFPLDGYCKGEMIDGVWYLTFDEAKTKEQIQDYIYKDVNPK; this is encoded by the coding sequence ATGTCGCAAGGCAAACATGCAAAAAAAAATGATTCTAATAGTCAAGGTAATACACCTAAGAAAAAAAGTAAAGTGAAAATAATAGTATTAACATTATTCTTCTTATTACTTATAGGTATAGGACTTGGAGCTACATATGTTTACTCAACATTAAATAAAATGGATATAAAGAAAATAGCTCAAGATGATAAATCTTTAGGTATTGATGAATCAAATAAAGACCTATTCCAAGATGGTATTTTAAATATAGCTCTTTTTGGAGTAGATAGTAGAGAACATGATAATGTTGGACGTTCTGACTCCATAATAATAGCTACAATAGATACTAAACATGATAAAATAAAGCTTACATCTCTTATGAGAGATAGTTATGTTGAAGTTGATGGACATGGTAAAACTAAATTAACTCACGCTTATGCTTATGGTGGTCCTACTTTAGCATTAAAAACAATAAACGAAAACTTTGGATTAGATATAAAAGACTATGTAACTGTTAACTTTGATAACTTAGCTGAAATAATAGATGATTTAGGTGGAGTACCAATAAATATAAAACCTTATGAAGTTAAGGAAGTTAATAATTACGCTAAAAATGTTGCAGAAATTGCTGGAAGAGAATATACGCCAGTTAGTGAAGGTGAGCAAGTATTAAATGGTGCCCAAGCTGTAGGTTACTCTAGAATTCGTTACGTTGGTGATGGAGACTATGAAAGAACTGAAAGACAAAGAAATGTTCTTGATGCAATCATAAAAAAACTTTCCGCATTAAAACCTTCTGAATACCCTGAAACAATAAAAAAACTTTTACCTTATGTTGAAACAAACTTAACTCCATCTAAAATACTTAGTATTGCTACTTCTGTAGCCTCAACTGGTATTCCACCAGTTGAAAATATGCGTTTCCCTCTAGATGGATATTGTAAAGGTGAAATGATTGATGGTGTTTGGTATTTAACATTTGATGAAGCTAAAACAAAGGAACAAATACAAGACTATATATATAAGGATGTTAATCCAAAATAA
- a CDS encoding aldose 1-epimerase family protein yields the protein MIYTLENQHLKISLSNHGGELHSIKGKKDNTEFLWSGDEAYWKYHAPILFPIVGKVFNGKYTVDGITYELPQHGLARVRDFEMIEQTKNSISFELKYSEDTLKVYPFKFSLIIKYTLNDINLSIDYIVKNLDNKEMYFSIGAHPAFMCPIENDKFDDYYFEFNEKENASIMQLVGPGYFSKEEKPYLKDENIINLSTDLFKNDALVFKNLKSNKISLKSKNHKKYLEFDFGEFPYLGLWTKDTGAPFVCIEPWFGHADFDGFNGEFKDKAAIQSLMPNKEFHCNYNISFFE from the coding sequence ATGATTTATACTCTTGAAAATCAACACTTAAAAATCTCTTTAAGTAATCATGGTGGCGAATTACATAGTATAAAGGGAAAAAAAGATAATACTGAATTTTTATGGTCTGGAGACGAAGCTTATTGGAAATATCATGCTCCAATACTTTTCCCTATAGTTGGTAAAGTATTTAATGGTAAATACACAGTTGATGGCATTACTTATGAACTTCCTCAACATGGATTAGCTAGAGTTCGTGACTTTGAAATGATAGAACAAACTAAAAACTCAATATCTTTTGAACTAAAATACTCTGAAGATACATTAAAAGTTTATCCTTTTAAATTTTCACTTATAATAAAATACACTTTAAATGATATAAATTTAAGCATAGACTATATTGTAAAGAATTTAGATAATAAAGAAATGTATTTCTCAATTGGTGCCCATCCAGCATTTATGTGTCCTATTGAAAATGATAAATTTGATGATTACTACTTCGAATTTAATGAGAAAGAAAATGCAAGCATAATGCAATTAGTTGGTCCTGGTTATTTCTCAAAAGAAGAAAAACCATATTTAAAGGATGAAAATATAATAAATCTATCTACTGATTTATTTAAAAATGATGCTTTAGTTTTTAAAAATCTAAAATCAAATAAAATTTCATTAAAATCAAAAAATCATAAAAAGTACCTAGAATTTGATTTTGGTGAATTCCCTTACTTAGGATTATGGACAAAAGATACTGGTGCTCCATTTGTCTGTATAGAACCTTGGTTTGGACATGCAGACTTTGATGGATTTAATGGAGAATTTAAGGATAAAGCTGCAATCCAGTCACTTATGCCTAATAAAGAATTCCATTGTAACTATAATATATCTTTCTTTGAATAA
- a CDS encoding DUF1836 domain-containing protein, which yields MDINNFNSEQIKVLAEEMSKNSMVSYDDLPKYDLFLSQVIDYLNDKFTEDKFTNNIVQNYIKSEVISKPEDGKKRGYTKVHLAQLVLLSYMRPLLKTDEIKKVFALAFNDINDRSDDIISWETAYKMFGEVQEESIKRFLEVPLVDNDKIEEIIQVSDIKEEDRDCIVTFLTVMTLIAQASVVKKVVQKIVNGYHKEEK from the coding sequence ATGGATATTAATAATTTTAATTCTGAACAAATAAAAGTTTTGGCAGAAGAGATGTCAAAAAACAGTATGGTTTCTTATGATGATTTGCCAAAGTATGATTTATTTCTTTCACAGGTTATAGACTATCTAAATGATAAGTTTACGGAAGATAAATTTACTAATAATATAGTGCAAAACTATATTAAAAGTGAGGTAATATCAAAGCCGGAAGATGGGAAAAAACGTGGATATACTAAGGTGCACTTAGCTCAATTGGTTTTATTAAGTTATATGAGACCCCTATTAAAAACCGATGAGATCAAAAAAGTATTTGCTTTAGCATTTAATGATATTAATGATAGAAGCGATGATATAATATCTTGGGAAACGGCTTATAAGATGTTCGGAGAAGTACAAGAAGAGAGCATAAAAAGATTCTTAGAGGTGCCATTAGTTGATAACGATAAAATAGAAGAAATAATACAGGTTTCTGATATAAAAGAAGAAGATAGAGATTGCATAGTGACTTTCCTAACTGTTATGACATTAATAGCACAAGCAAGTGTAGTAAAGAAAGTAGTGCAAAAAATAGTTAATGGATATCATAAAGAAGAAAAATAA
- a CDS encoding AbrB/MazE/SpoVT family DNA-binding domain-containing protein — translation MKSTGVVRRVDELGRIVIPIELRRTLDIAEKDALEIYVDGEQIILKKYEPACIFCGDARDVVNYKGKNICQKCLDELKK, via the coding sequence ATGAAATCAACAGGTGTAGTAAGAAGAGTAGACGAATTAGGAAGAATAGTTATTCCTATAGAGTTAAGAAGAACATTAGATATAGCAGAAAAGGATGCTTTAGAAATCTATGTAGATGGAGAGCAAATCATATTAAAGAAATATGAGCCAGCATGTATATTCTGCGGAGATGCTAGAGATGTTGTTAACTACAAAGGTAAAAACATCTGCCAAAAATGTTTAGATGAATTAAAAAAATAG
- the rsmI gene encoding 16S rRNA (cytidine(1402)-2'-O)-methyltransferase, whose product MSKVYLVPTPIGNLGDITLRALEVLKNVDLIAAEDTRQTLKLLNHFEIKKPLISYHKHNEQGKGEEILRRVKEGTSVAIVSDAGTPGISDPGSVVVEKCIEEGIEFEVLPGATAFTTALIYSGLDTTKFMFKGFFPRENKDKRSFIEDIKDRTETIIIYESPYRILDTIDTLKEGLGNRKVAICRELTKLHEEIFRGTLEEAKIHFEENAPKGEFVCVISGKTDKEIEEENTSKWISMSIEEHIIHYIDNEGMKKKDAIKQVAKDRGVAKSEIYKFSLDI is encoded by the coding sequence ATGAGTAAAGTTTATTTAGTACCGACTCCAATAGGAAATTTAGGAGATATAACTTTAAGAGCCTTAGAGGTTTTAAAAAATGTTGATTTAATAGCTGCTGAGGATACAAGACAAACTCTTAAGCTTTTAAATCATTTTGAGATTAAAAAGCCTTTAATTAGTTATCATAAGCATAATGAGCAAGGTAAAGGTGAAGAAATACTTAGAAGAGTTAAAGAAGGAACTTCAGTTGCTATAGTTAGTGATGCTGGAACTCCAGGAATATCAGATCCAGGAAGTGTAGTTGTTGAGAAATGTATAGAAGAAGGTATAGAATTTGAAGTTTTACCAGGAGCAACAGCTTTTACAACTGCTTTAATATATTCTGGATTAGATACAACTAAATTTATGTTTAAGGGATTTTTCCCAAGAGAAAATAAGGATAAAAGATCTTTTATTGAAGACATAAAGGATAGAACAGAAACAATAATAATATATGAATCACCATATAGAATATTAGATACTATAGATACTTTAAAAGAAGGGTTAGGAAATAGAAAAGTAGCTATATGTAGAGAATTAACTAAGCTTCATGAAGAAATATTTAGAGGAACTTTAGAGGAAGCAAAAATTCATTTTGAAGAAAATGCTCCAAAAGGTGAGTTTGTTTGTGTAATATCAGGAAAAACAGATAAAGAAATAGAAGAAGAAAATACTTCAAAATGGATTAGCATGTCTATAGAGGAACATATAATACATTATATAGATAATGAAGGAATGAAGAAAAAAGATGCTATAAAACAAGTAGCAAAGGATAGAGGAGTTGCAAAATCAGAAATATATAAATTTTCATTAGATATTTAG
- a CDS encoding tRNA1(Val) (adenine(37)-N6)-methyltransferase yields MNKTLKELDLTLVNENETLDDLQLDGLHLIQKKEGFRFGVDAVLLANFANVNRKHSVLDLCTGTGIIPFIIYGKKNPKEVVGIEIQEEFAEMANRSAKINNIQDKVSFVCGDLKDKELNKSMPKFDVVTVNPPYKLNNAGIVNPEDKLAIARHEIMCNLEDVIAASRRFLKDNGRLYMVHRPERLADIFCLMRKYKIEPKRVRMVHPNTKKAANIVLVEGQRDGGAFLKWEAPLYVYKDEGGYSEEIDKIYGRESK; encoded by the coding sequence ATGAATAAAACTTTAAAAGAGTTGGATTTAACTTTAGTTAACGAGAATGAAACTCTTGATGATCTACAGTTAGATGGATTACATCTAATTCAGAAAAAAGAAGGGTTTAGATTTGGAGTGGATGCTGTTTTACTAGCTAATTTTGCTAATGTTAACAGAAAACATTCTGTATTAGATTTGTGCACAGGTACAGGAATAATTCCTTTTATTATTTACGGAAAAAAAAATCCTAAAGAAGTAGTTGGAATTGAGATACAAGAAGAATTTGCTGAAATGGCAAATAGAAGTGCAAAGATTAATAATATTCAAGATAAAGTATCTTTTGTATGTGGCGATTTAAAGGATAAAGAGCTTAATAAATCAATGCCTAAATTTGATGTTGTTACAGTAAATCCTCCATATAAGTTAAATAATGCAGGTATTGTAAATCCAGAAGATAAACTTGCTATAGCTAGACATGAGATTATGTGTAATTTAGAGGATGTTATAGCAGCAAGTAGAAGATTTCTAAAGGATAATGGAAGACTTTATATGGTACATAGACCTGAAAGGTTAGCTGATATATTTTGTCTTATGAGAAAATATAAAATAGAACCTAAAAGGGTTAGAATGGTTCATCCTAATACAAAAAAAGCTGCAAACATAGTTTTAGTAGAAGGTCAAAGAGACGGCGGAGCTTTCTTAAAATGGGAAGCACCTTTATATGTGTATAAAGATGAAGGTGGATATAGTGAAGAAATAGATAAGATATATGGAAGGGAGAGTAAATAA